From a single Lonchura striata isolate bLonStr1 chromosome 13, bLonStr1.mat, whole genome shotgun sequence genomic region:
- the BCAR1 gene encoding breast cancer anti-estrogen resistance protein 1 isoform X1 — MTPHRPAGPGSPPRRGALFQNVLAKALYDNVAESPDELSFRKGDIMTVLERNTQGLDGWWLCSLHGRQGIVPGNRLKILVGMYDKKQPQQQAPAPAQGQAPPQPSVPQPALPFHHQGGYTPLSSASQYTPMHPAYGPQGDNVYLMPVPNKGQQGLYPGSAPTGQFPPAPAKQPSTYPKQAPPHTFPNPSQEIYQVPPSLGQAAEAYPGGSASPPQDVYQVPPSAGQAQEIYQVPPSLDMRSWEGHKPQGKVLVPTRVGQVYVYDSPKGEQVEYDFPRHLISTGSQEIYDVPPVRGGVPSQFSQEVYDTPPMAVKGPNGQDPGQEIYDVPPSVEKNLHQTVYDVPPSVSKDVPDGPAREETYDVPPAFAKQKTFDPSRHPLILAQQEPYLPEDVYDVPPTAGKGAPELPLSHEIYDVPPSLKKLGGSTFPSQEVYDVPRDLHAPGKGSVDTEGEYIYDVPPQVDREAKGADAKRLSASSTGSTRSNISTSSLDVVPVKEPAKGAGKEFSLDLDAAMETLAKLQSGVSSAVSYLMSFISTNWRNPEHMEANAANIRGAADGVRTALRDLLEFARGAVGNAAQASDRSLYTKLSKQLQKMEEVYQALARHGQALDACHWAPSALASSKLGTDDLEHFIMHSRGVPDDTKQLASFLHGNASLLFKRTKPVVESGGHGPPHPSDKASSIQSRPLPSPPKLLAQESPDGPYENSESGWMEDYDYVHLQGKEEFEKTQKELLEKGNIIRQNKDQLEHQQLKQFERLEQEVTRPIDNDLSNWSPPQHYSPARGGGTLCPADRQLLLFYLEQCEANLTTLTNAVDAFFTAVSTNQPPKIFVAHSKFVILSAHKLVFIGDTLSRQAKAQDVQHKVMHYSNLLCEMLKEIVMTTKAAALHYPSPSASKDMVERVKDLANSTQQFRMVLGQLAAM; from the exons ATGACGCCCCACCGGCCGGCGGGGCCCGGCTCACCGCCCCGGCGCGGGGCTCTCTTCCAGAACGTGCTGGCCAAGGCGCTGTACGACAACGTGGCCGAGTCCCCGGACGAGCTCTCCTTCCGCAAGGGCGACATCATGACGGTGCTGGAGCGCAACACGCAGGGGCTGGATGGCTGGTGGCTCTGCTCGCTCCATGGCCGGCAGGGCATCGTTCCCGGGAACCGCCTCAAGATTCTCGTGGGGATGTACGACAAGAAGCAGCCGCAGCAGCAGGCGCCTGCCCCGGCACAGGGGCAGGCACCACCGCAGCCATCTGTAccccagccagctctgcccttcCACCACCAAGGGGGCTACACCCCGCTGTCATCTGCCTCGCAGTACACCCCCATGCACCCTGCTTATGGCCCCCAAGGGGACAATGTCTATCTGATGCCAGTCCCCAACAAGGGACAGCAGGGTCTGTACCCGGGCTCAGCACCCACTGGACAGtttcctcctgccccagctaAGCAGCCTTCCACTTACCCGAAGCAGGCACCTCCCCATACCTTCCCAAACCCCAGCCAAGAAATCTACCAGGTTCCCCCCTCCCTGGGCCAGGCAGCAGAGGCGTACCCAGGGGGCTCTGCCAGTCCCCCCCAGGATGTCTACCAGGTTCCTCCCTCAGCTGGTCAGGCTCAAGAAATCTACCAGGTGCCACCGTCATTGGAcatgaggagctgggaagggcacaaGCCCCAGGGAAAG GTGCTGGTGCCCACCCGTGTGGGCCAGGTGTATGTCTATGATTCCCCCAAGGGTGAGCAGGTTGAGTACGATTTCCCTCGCCACCTGATCTCCACGGGCTCCCAGGAGATCTATGATGTGCCACCTGTCCGAGGAGGGGTCCCGAGCCAGTTCAGCCAGGAG GTCTATGACACTCCTCCCATGGCAGTGAAGGGTCCCAATGGGCAGGACCCAGGGCAAGAGATCTACGACGTGCCCCCCAGCGTGGAGAAGAACTTGCACCAAACT GTGTACGATGTCCCCCCCTCAGTGAGCAAGGACGTGCCCGATGGCCCAGCACGGGAGGAGACCTACGATGTGCCACCCGCCTTCGCCAAGCAGAAAACCTTCGACCCCTCCCGCCACCCCCTCATCCTGGCCCAGCAGGAGCCCTACTTGCCAGAGGATGTCTATGATGTGCCCCCGACAGCTGGGAAAGGTGCTCCTGAGCTGCCACTCTCCCACGAGATCTATGATGTGCCCCCCAGCCTCAAgaagctggggggatccaccttcCCCTCCCAGGAGGTGTATGATGTGCCCCGGGACCTGCACGCCCCAGGCAAGGGCTCTGTGGACACGGAGGGCGAGTACATCTACGACGTCCCACCACAAGTAGACCGCGAGGCCAAGGGTGCTGATGCCAAGCGCCTCTCggcttccagcacaggcagcacccGCAGCAACATCTCCACATCCTCGCTGGACGTGGTGCCTGTGAAGGAGCCGGCTAAGGGAGCCGGCAAGGAGTTCTCCCTGGACTTGGATGCCGCCATGGAGACACTGGCCAAGCTCCAGAGTGGCGTCAGCAGCGCTGTCTCCTACCTCATGTCCTTTATCAGCACCAACTGGCGCAACCCCGAGCACATGGAGGCCAATGCTGCCAACATCCGTGGGGCAGCCGACGGTGTCCGGACAGCCCTCCGGGACCTGCTGGAGTTTGCCCGGGGGGCAGTGGGCAATGCTGCCCAGGCCTCTGACCGTTCCCTCTACACCAAGCTCAGCAAGCAGCTACAGAAGATGGAGGAGGTCTACCAGGCCCTGGCAAGGCACGGCCAAGCGCTGGACGCTTGCCACTGGGCTCCCAGTGCTCTGGCCAGCAGCAAGCTGGGCACAGATGACTTGGAGCACTTCATCATGCACTCACGTGGTGTTCCTGATGACACTAAGCAGTTGGCTTCCTTCCTGCACGGCAATGCCTCCCTTCTCTTCAAACGGACAAAGCCGGTGGTGGAGAGTGGTGGCCATGGGCCCCCTCACCCCTCCGACAAAGCCAGCAGCATCCAGTCACGgcccctgccctcccctccgAAGTTGCTGGCCCAGGAGTCACCTGACGGGCCCTACGAGAACAGCGAGAGCGGCTGGATGGAGGATTATGACTATGTCCATCTCCAG GGCAAGGAGGAGTTTGAGAAGACccagaaggagctgctggagaaaggCAACATCATCCGGCAGAACAAGGACCAGCTGGAGCACCAGCAG CTGAAGCAGTTTGAGcggctggagcaggaggtgaCGCGCCCCATCGACAACGACTTGTCCAACTGGAGCCCCCCCCAGCACTACAGCCCCGCGCGGGGTGGTGGGACACTGTGTCCTGCTGACCGCCAACTCCTCCTCTTCTACCTGGAGCAGTGCGAGGCCAACCTCACCACGCTCACCAACGCTGTTGATGCCTTCTTCACTGCTGTCAGCACCAACCAACCTCCCAAGATCTTCGTGGCCCATAGCAAGTTTGTCATCCTCAGTGCCCACAAGCTTGTCTTTATTGGGGACACGCTGTCCCGCCAGGCCAAGGCCCAGGACGTCCAGCACAAGGTGATGCACTACAGCAACCTCCTCTGTGAGATGCTCAAGGAGATTGTGATGACCACCAAGGCTGCTGCCCTTCACTACCCATCTCCTTCTGCCTCCAAGGACATGGTGGAGCGTGTCAAGGACCTCGCCAACAGCACACAGCAGTTCAGGATGGTGCTGGGCCAGCTGGCAGCCATGTGA
- the BCAR1 gene encoding breast cancer anti-estrogen resistance protein 1 isoform X2, giving the protein MNYLNVLAKALYDNVAESPDELSFRKGDIMTVLERNTQGLDGWWLCSLHGRQGIVPGNRLKILVGMYDKKQPQQQAPAPAQGQAPPQPSVPQPALPFHHQGGYTPLSSASQYTPMHPAYGPQGDNVYLMPVPNKGQQGLYPGSAPTGQFPPAPAKQPSTYPKQAPPHTFPNPSQEIYQVPPSLGQAAEAYPGGSASPPQDVYQVPPSAGQAQEIYQVPPSLDMRSWEGHKPQGKVLVPTRVGQVYVYDSPKGEQVEYDFPRHLISTGSQEIYDVPPVRGGVPSQFSQEVYDTPPMAVKGPNGQDPGQEIYDVPPSVEKNLHQTVYDVPPSVSKDVPDGPAREETYDVPPAFAKQKTFDPSRHPLILAQQEPYLPEDVYDVPPTAGKGAPELPLSHEIYDVPPSLKKLGGSTFPSQEVYDVPRDLHAPGKGSVDTEGEYIYDVPPQVDREAKGADAKRLSASSTGSTRSNISTSSLDVVPVKEPAKGAGKEFSLDLDAAMETLAKLQSGVSSAVSYLMSFISTNWRNPEHMEANAANIRGAADGVRTALRDLLEFARGAVGNAAQASDRSLYTKLSKQLQKMEEVYQALARHGQALDACHWAPSALASSKLGTDDLEHFIMHSRGVPDDTKQLASFLHGNASLLFKRTKPVVESGGHGPPHPSDKASSIQSRPLPSPPKLLAQESPDGPYENSESGWMEDYDYVHLQGKEEFEKTQKELLEKGNIIRQNKDQLEHQQLKQFERLEQEVTRPIDNDLSNWSPPQHYSPARGGGTLCPADRQLLLFYLEQCEANLTTLTNAVDAFFTAVSTNQPPKIFVAHSKFVILSAHKLVFIGDTLSRQAKAQDVQHKVMHYSNLLCEMLKEIVMTTKAAALHYPSPSASKDMVERVKDLANSTQQFRMVLGQLAAM; this is encoded by the exons AACGTGCTGGCCAAGGCGCTGTACGACAACGTGGCCGAGTCCCCGGACGAGCTCTCCTTCCGCAAGGGCGACATCATGACGGTGCTGGAGCGCAACACGCAGGGGCTGGATGGCTGGTGGCTCTGCTCGCTCCATGGCCGGCAGGGCATCGTTCCCGGGAACCGCCTCAAGATTCTCGTGGGGATGTACGACAAGAAGCAGCCGCAGCAGCAGGCGCCTGCCCCGGCACAGGGGCAGGCACCACCGCAGCCATCTGTAccccagccagctctgcccttcCACCACCAAGGGGGCTACACCCCGCTGTCATCTGCCTCGCAGTACACCCCCATGCACCCTGCTTATGGCCCCCAAGGGGACAATGTCTATCTGATGCCAGTCCCCAACAAGGGACAGCAGGGTCTGTACCCGGGCTCAGCACCCACTGGACAGtttcctcctgccccagctaAGCAGCCTTCCACTTACCCGAAGCAGGCACCTCCCCATACCTTCCCAAACCCCAGCCAAGAAATCTACCAGGTTCCCCCCTCCCTGGGCCAGGCAGCAGAGGCGTACCCAGGGGGCTCTGCCAGTCCCCCCCAGGATGTCTACCAGGTTCCTCCCTCAGCTGGTCAGGCTCAAGAAATCTACCAGGTGCCACCGTCATTGGAcatgaggagctgggaagggcacaaGCCCCAGGGAAAG GTGCTGGTGCCCACCCGTGTGGGCCAGGTGTATGTCTATGATTCCCCCAAGGGTGAGCAGGTTGAGTACGATTTCCCTCGCCACCTGATCTCCACGGGCTCCCAGGAGATCTATGATGTGCCACCTGTCCGAGGAGGGGTCCCGAGCCAGTTCAGCCAGGAG GTCTATGACACTCCTCCCATGGCAGTGAAGGGTCCCAATGGGCAGGACCCAGGGCAAGAGATCTACGACGTGCCCCCCAGCGTGGAGAAGAACTTGCACCAAACT GTGTACGATGTCCCCCCCTCAGTGAGCAAGGACGTGCCCGATGGCCCAGCACGGGAGGAGACCTACGATGTGCCACCCGCCTTCGCCAAGCAGAAAACCTTCGACCCCTCCCGCCACCCCCTCATCCTGGCCCAGCAGGAGCCCTACTTGCCAGAGGATGTCTATGATGTGCCCCCGACAGCTGGGAAAGGTGCTCCTGAGCTGCCACTCTCCCACGAGATCTATGATGTGCCCCCCAGCCTCAAgaagctggggggatccaccttcCCCTCCCAGGAGGTGTATGATGTGCCCCGGGACCTGCACGCCCCAGGCAAGGGCTCTGTGGACACGGAGGGCGAGTACATCTACGACGTCCCACCACAAGTAGACCGCGAGGCCAAGGGTGCTGATGCCAAGCGCCTCTCggcttccagcacaggcagcacccGCAGCAACATCTCCACATCCTCGCTGGACGTGGTGCCTGTGAAGGAGCCGGCTAAGGGAGCCGGCAAGGAGTTCTCCCTGGACTTGGATGCCGCCATGGAGACACTGGCCAAGCTCCAGAGTGGCGTCAGCAGCGCTGTCTCCTACCTCATGTCCTTTATCAGCACCAACTGGCGCAACCCCGAGCACATGGAGGCCAATGCTGCCAACATCCGTGGGGCAGCCGACGGTGTCCGGACAGCCCTCCGGGACCTGCTGGAGTTTGCCCGGGGGGCAGTGGGCAATGCTGCCCAGGCCTCTGACCGTTCCCTCTACACCAAGCTCAGCAAGCAGCTACAGAAGATGGAGGAGGTCTACCAGGCCCTGGCAAGGCACGGCCAAGCGCTGGACGCTTGCCACTGGGCTCCCAGTGCTCTGGCCAGCAGCAAGCTGGGCACAGATGACTTGGAGCACTTCATCATGCACTCACGTGGTGTTCCTGATGACACTAAGCAGTTGGCTTCCTTCCTGCACGGCAATGCCTCCCTTCTCTTCAAACGGACAAAGCCGGTGGTGGAGAGTGGTGGCCATGGGCCCCCTCACCCCTCCGACAAAGCCAGCAGCATCCAGTCACGgcccctgccctcccctccgAAGTTGCTGGCCCAGGAGTCACCTGACGGGCCCTACGAGAACAGCGAGAGCGGCTGGATGGAGGATTATGACTATGTCCATCTCCAG GGCAAGGAGGAGTTTGAGAAGACccagaaggagctgctggagaaaggCAACATCATCCGGCAGAACAAGGACCAGCTGGAGCACCAGCAG CTGAAGCAGTTTGAGcggctggagcaggaggtgaCGCGCCCCATCGACAACGACTTGTCCAACTGGAGCCCCCCCCAGCACTACAGCCCCGCGCGGGGTGGTGGGACACTGTGTCCTGCTGACCGCCAACTCCTCCTCTTCTACCTGGAGCAGTGCGAGGCCAACCTCACCACGCTCACCAACGCTGTTGATGCCTTCTTCACTGCTGTCAGCACCAACCAACCTCCCAAGATCTTCGTGGCCCATAGCAAGTTTGTCATCCTCAGTGCCCACAAGCTTGTCTTTATTGGGGACACGCTGTCCCGCCAGGCCAAGGCCCAGGACGTCCAGCACAAGGTGATGCACTACAGCAACCTCCTCTGTGAGATGCTCAAGGAGATTGTGATGACCACCAAGGCTGCTGCCCTTCACTACCCATCTCCTTCTGCCTCCAAGGACATGGTGGAGCGTGTCAAGGACCTCGCCAACAGCACACAGCAGTTCAGGATGGTGCTGGGCCAGCTGGCAGCCATGTGA